The Nomia melanderi isolate GNS246 chromosome 7, iyNomMela1, whole genome shotgun sequence genome includes a window with the following:
- the Pex23 gene encoding tectonin beta-propeller repeat-containing peroxin 23 isoform X2, with amino-acid sequence MPSSHLYAINNEGRVFGLSTSGNMWREFMYLGLEFKQLSAVPHFMWAIGGDRQVYVHVHGLDVPIRIKEEIYENERWLPLEGFSGRLLPTDRYNFSNQDGTVDRSRDKVKLPSMAWQWEGDWQIETTLDGQPLDHDGWTYAVDFPATYTTKKQWMSCVRRRKWVRYRRYSAMNSWCAIAPLHKDATEEPFIDISVGGNQIPGGNPGCLVVWAVTAHGRVMFRVGTSTTCPEGQRWSAIKLANGFEVCQISVGMTGLVWAVLMVGKALVRTGVTRENPMGEDWSEIEPPQKDLKLVQVSVGTDSVWAVTQDGGVWFRKGIKGEMSGVCEQMATGTGWVEMLSKMSLVSVAPNDQVWAIGQEDRSLHYRTGITRSELTGKKWRLINAPLQLSRASSNASLSSNNRHSMCGTPQQQRHQSWGSLNRPHSTSEGTTLIREWEEQSRSAPTPTSLKLWQRSNDSAVKKPQQISFQDIYLHEGKKKSTHSLDMGDLTEASVANITISNESLTKTGESIVVSGKGMSSTVKINPAAWSPVHSVGSMVGVEAHPETDGSIFDPDLTSDSGVYGEDESSGAMYWAECDAFWYKVEAGACFVDPSNPPKWIADSNGTGQGDIAEPWRIHILEELKKRLQKISFDSAIYEKVVEKSSWVKNGDAKCKVKGSTSYKECVIELEWISSDSGSLDSGTVTILNSDGVTTIVQFPVSEIMCVVCCSEPGSPRIAIHTPRLASSKVLRLQFFSDTDMEDWLGHLTSVSCQMNNVYGKPGSNSIWTTTALGDVYVYDPASAEENQLINDAYVQELDVAGKELPFECILQNGFGFGSSLKITVCVHDDADRLTFNLVCYTTTLFKQKTVVDTHDIALHLNPRLKENIIVRNTYQNGQWGDEERNGSSPLKAGSDFMLEIVCEMRGYRILIDNKEFTFYSHRILPQSITHLRIKGLMTLCSVLYKSPYVIIDPIALFWRQIGGHLKKVETCSVGVTWGMGYDCTAWVYTGGWGGLFLKGLDSNTGINSMLDTHNYYVYENQRWNPVTGYTSHGLPTDRYMWSDATGRHKRTREHTKLLSMHWRWVSDWIVDFHTPGGVDRDGWQYATDFPSQYHGKKHFTDYVRRRRWFRRCQLTTSGPWQELGNTKLLDVSLYATGNPGTDAQVYIWAVASNGEALFRRGVSESCPMGVSWEHIPSDQALVGISCGPGGQVWAVGKNGSSYWRLGINPDKPTGVQWQNVEPPLGAHLKQISVGKDVVWALDTAGRLSVRREVQMNIFPEGTHWQTLPAMPNDPIHIDKCKMRSPKAVLYGKRRGLSHKIRSALGNADINDTSDYLDTFSDPYDIGISWERMIRI; translated from the exons atgccaAGTTCACATTTATATGCAATAAACAATGAGGGACGAGTATTTGGATTGTCAACATCTGGGAACATGTGGAGGGAGTTCATGTACCTAGGCCTTGAGTTTAAACAGCTGTCAGCAGTTCCACATTTCATGTGGGCTATAGGAGGTGATCGTCAAGTTTACGTACACGTACATGGTTTGGATGTACCCATACGAatcaaagaagaaatatatgaaaatgaa CGTTGGCTTCCTTTAGAAGGATTCAGTGGAAGATTACTACCTACTGATAGATACAATTTTTCTAATCAAGATGGTACAGTTGATCGTAGTCGAGACAAAGTAAAATTACCATCGATGGCTTGGCAATGGGAAGGTGACTGGCAAATAGAAACTACATTGGATGGACAACCACTAGATCATGAT GGATGGACATATGCAGTTGATTTCCCAGCTACATATACTACAAAAAAACAATGGATGTCGTGCGTTCGGCGAAGGAAATGGGTTCGTTATCGAAGATACAGTGCCATGAATTCGTGGTGTGCTATTGCACCTCTACATAAAGATGCAACTGAG GAACCATTTATTGACATATCTGTGGGTGGAAATCAAATACCTGGAGGTAATCCTGGATGCCTAGTAGTCTGGGCAGTAACTGCTCATGGGAGG GTAATGTTCCGTGTTGGCACCAGTACTACTTGTCCTGAAGGACAGAGGTGGAGTGCAATAAAATTAGCAAATGGTTTTGAAGTATGTCAAATCAGTGTTGGAATGACTGGTCTTGTCTGGGCTGTTCTAATGGTTGGCAAAGCATTAGTACGTACAGGTGTTACTAGAGAAAATCCAATGG ggGAAGATTGGTCAGAAATTGAACCTCCAcaaaaagatttaaaattagTACAAGTTAGTGTAGGTACAGATTCTGTTTGGGCAGTAACACAAGATGGGGGAGTGTGGTTTAGAAAAGGCATTAAAGGCGAAATGAGCGGAGTTTGCGAACAGATGGCTACTGGTACAGGTTGGGTGGAAATGTTAAGTAAAATGTCATTAGTGTCAGTTGCACCAAATGATCAG gtTTGGGCTATTGGTCAGGAAGATAGGTCCTTACATTATCGTACTGGTATCACACGATCAGAATTAACGGGTAAAAAATGGAGATTAATAAACGCACCTTTGCAGCTTAGTAGAGCAAGCAGTAACGCCAGTTTATCATCAAATAATAGGCATAGTATGTGTGGTACTCCTCAGCAACAAAGACATCAAAGTTGGGGATCACTG AATCGTCCGCATAGTACTAGTGAAGGTACAACACTTATCAGGGAATGGGAAGAACAATCACGATCAGCTCCAACGCCAACGTCCTTAAAATTATGGCAACGTTCAAATGATAGTGCTGTTAAGAAACCTCAACAAATATCTTTCCAGGATATATATTTACATGAGGGAAAGAAAAA ATCTACACATTCATTGGATATGGGTGATCTTACTGAAGCTAGTGTCGcaaatataactatatcaaATGAGTCACTCACCAAAACTGGAGAATCCATAGTAGTTTCTGGGAAAGGCATGAGCAGTACTGTTAAG ATTAATCCAGCTGCTTGGAGCCCAGTTCATTCAGTTGGCTCCATGGTAGGCGTGGAAGCTCATCCAGAAACAGATGGTAGTATATTTGATCCCGACTTAACGAGCGATTCTGGTGTTTATGGAGAAGATGAAAGTTCCGGTGCAATGTATTGGGCTGAATGCGATGCCTTCTGGTATAAAGTAGAGGCTGGAGCATGTTTCGTAGATCCATCCAATCCTCCAAAATG GATTGCAGACTCTAATGGTACAGGTCAAGGGGACATAGCAGAACCATGGAGAATACATATTTTGGAGGAATTAAAAAAGagattacaaaaaatatcgttTGACTCGGCAATATATGAAAAAGTTGTTGAAAA ATCATCTTGGGTAAAAAATGGTGATGCAAAGTGTAAAGTGAAGGGTAGTACTTCGTATAAAGAGTGCGTTATAGAATTAGAGTGGATTAGCAGTGACAGTGGCTCTTTAGATTCTGGAACTGTAACTATTTTAAACTCGGATGGAGTAACAACAATT GTTCAATTTCCTGTATCCGAGATTATGTGCGTAGTGTGTTGTAGTGAACCGGGTAGTCCAAGAATAGCAATTCACACTCCTAGATTAGCAAGTTCTAAAGTTCTTAGACTGCAGTTTTTTAGCGACACTGATATGGAAGATTGGTTAGGACATTTAACTTCAG TTTCTTGCcaaatgaataatgtttatggAAAACCAGGATCCAATTCGATTTGGACTACAACAGCATTAGGAGACGTCTATGTATACGATCCAGCTTCTGCAGAG GAAAATCAGCTTATCAATGATGCTTACGTACAAGAGTTGGATGTTGCAGGAAAAGAATTACCATTTGAATGTATATTGCAGAACGGTTTTGGCTTTGGTAGTTCTTTAAAAATTACAGTTTGCGTTCACGATGACGCTGACAg ATTAACATTCAATCTTGTTTGCTATACAACAACACTTTTCAAACAAAAGACCGTCGTGGATACCCACGATATAGCACTTCATCTTAATCCACGACTTAAAGAGAATATAATTGTCCGCAATACATATCAGAATGGACAATGGGGTGACGAAGAAAGGAACGGAAGTAGCCCGTTAAAAGCTGGTTCTGATTTCATGTTAGAAATCGTTTGCGAGATGCGGGGGTACAGAATTCTTATTGATAACAAAGAATTTACTTTTTATAGCCACAGAATATTACCACAGAGTATTACTCATTTAAGAATTAAGGGACTAATGACATTGTGCAGCGTACTTTATAAATCTCCATAT GTGATTATTGATCCAATAGCACTGTTTTGGAGACAGATAGGTGGCCATTTAAAAAAGGTTGAAACTTGTTCTGTTGGTGTAACGTGGGGAATGGGATATGACTGTACTGCGTGGGTTTATACCGGTGGCTGGGGGGGTTTATTTTTGAAAG GACTAGATAGCAACACAGGAATAAATTCCATGTTAGATACTCATAACTATTATGTTTACGAAAACCAACGCTGGAATCCGGTGACTGGTTACACTTCCCATGGACTTCCAACAGATCGCTATATGTGGAGCGATGCAACTGGACGCCATAAACGTACTCGAGAGCACACTAAATTGTTATCGATGCATTGGCGTTGG gTGTCAGACTGGATAGTAGATTTCCATACTCCTGGTGGTGTTGATAGGGATGGCTGGCAATATGCTACTGACTTCCCGTCTCAATACCATGGTAAAAAGCACTTCACCGACTATGTCAGAAGAAGAAGATGGTTCCGAAGGTGTCAATTAACGACTAGTGGTCCCTGGCAAGAGTTAGGGAACACAAAATTACTTGATGTTTCCTTATAT gCAACAGGGAATCCTGGTACAGACGCTCAAGTATACATTTGGGCAGTAGCTTCTAATGGCGAAGCCTTATTTAGGAGAGGTGTTTCAGAATCATGTCCAATG GGAGTTTCATGGGAACATATACCGAGTGATCAGGCTTTAGTAGGTATTTCATGTGGTCCAGGTGGTCAAGTTTGGGCCGTAGGGAAAAACGGTTCTTCGTATTGGAGGTTAGGCATTAATCCTGATAAACCCACAG GCGTACAGTGGCAGAACGTTGAACCACCATTGGGTGCTCACTTGAAACAGATATCTGTGGGAAAAGATGTGGTGTGGGCATTGGATACAGCTGGCAGACTGTCTGTGCGTCGTGAAGTGCAAATGAACATTTTTCCAGAAGGGACCCATTGGCAAACACTGCCTGCGATGCCAAATGATCCTATTCATATAG ACAAATGTAAGATGCGATCCCCAAAGGCTGTATTATATGGAAAACGCCGCGGATTATCCCATAAAATACGATCTGCGTTGGGAAACGCTGATATAAACGACACATCTGATTATTTAGATACATTCTCTGACCCCTATGACATAGGTATATCTTGGGAGCGTATGATTAGGATTTAA